The Algoriphagus sp. TR-M9 genome has a window encoding:
- the guaA gene encoding glutamine-hydrolyzing GMP synthase, translating to MAEQILILDFGSQYTQLIARRVRELNVYCEIHPYNKVPEISSDIKGVILSGSPCSVRDEGSPDLDLDILRGKLPLLGVCYGSQLLAQKYGGEVLPSEIREYGRANLSHIDTHFDLLKEMSHGSQVWMSHGDTIKNLPENFDVIASTDSVRVAAFKIQDEETYGIQFHPEVTHSTEGKNLLRNFVVGICGCAQGWTSDVFIDATVADLKEKIGADKVVMGLSGGVDSSVAATLIHRAIGDQLTCVFVDNGLLRKNEYEEVLDSYKHMGLNVIGVDAKQRFYDALEGITDPEGKRKAIGRVFIEVFDDEAHKIDGVKWLGQGTIYPDVIESVSVKGPSATIKSHHNVGGLPDFMKLSVVEPLNTLFKDEVREVGRALEIVETIIGRHPFPGPGLGIRILGDVTAEKVKTLQEVDHIFIKGLKDHGLYDDVWQAGAMLLPIQSVGVMGDERTYEKVVALRAVGSVDGMTADWIHLPYEFLGKISNDIINKVKGVNRVVYDISSKPPATIEWE from the coding sequence ATGGCAGAACAAATCTTGATCCTCGATTTCGGTTCTCAGTACACACAACTCATCGCCCGAAGAGTTAGAGAGCTGAATGTTTATTGCGAAATTCACCCTTATAACAAAGTTCCAGAGATCAGCTCCGATATTAAAGGAGTGATACTTTCAGGTTCTCCTTGCTCAGTTCGTGACGAGGGGTCTCCTGATTTGGATCTGGATATTTTAAGAGGCAAACTCCCACTACTGGGGGTATGCTATGGTTCCCAACTTTTAGCTCAAAAGTACGGTGGAGAAGTGCTTCCGTCCGAAATCAGAGAATATGGCAGGGCTAATCTGAGCCATATTGATACGCATTTTGATTTGTTGAAAGAGATGAGTCATGGATCTCAGGTATGGATGTCCCATGGGGACACCATCAAGAATTTACCTGAGAACTTTGATGTGATCGCGAGCACGGATTCAGTGCGAGTAGCGGCTTTCAAAATCCAGGATGAAGAGACTTACGGGATTCAATTTCACCCGGAAGTGACCCATTCTACAGAAGGGAAAAACCTTTTGAGGAACTTTGTGGTGGGAATCTGTGGCTGCGCGCAGGGTTGGACTTCCGATGTGTTTATCGATGCTACAGTGGCAGATTTAAAAGAGAAAATCGGAGCTGATAAAGTGGTGATGGGGCTTTCCGGAGGAGTAGATTCATCGGTAGCGGCTACTTTGATACACCGTGCCATTGGCGATCAGCTGACCTGCGTCTTTGTGGATAATGGTCTGCTTCGCAAAAATGAATACGAAGAGGTATTGGACTCATATAAGCACATGGGATTGAATGTGATCGGAGTGGACGCCAAGCAGCGATTTTATGATGCATTGGAAGGAATCACTGATCCAGAAGGGAAGCGAAAGGCGATAGGAAGAGTTTTTATTGAGGTTTTTGATGATGAAGCGCACAAGATTGACGGTGTGAAATGGCTAGGTCAGGGTACTATTTACCCAGATGTGATTGAGTCAGTTTCTGTCAAAGGCCCTTCTGCTACGATTAAATCTCACCATAATGTGGGCGGTTTGCCTGACTTTATGAAGCTTTCCGTAGTGGAGCCTCTGAATACCCTTTTCAAGGATGAAGTTCGTGAAGTGGGACGAGCTCTGGAGATTGTGGAGACAATCATCGGGCGTCATCCTTTCCCTGGACCGGGGCTTGGAATCCGTATTTTGGGGGATGTGACTGCCGAAAAAGTGAAGACACTACAGGAGGTGGACCATATATTCATTAAAGGACTGAAAGATCATGGACTTTACGATGACGTGTGGCAAGCAGGAGCGATGTTGCTACCTATTCAGTCTGTAGGTGTCATGGGCGATGAGCGAACCTATGAAAAAGTAGTGGCTCTGAGAGCTGTAGGTTCTGTAGATGGAATGACTGCTGATTGGATTCACTTGCCTTACGAGTTTCTGGGTAAGATTTCCAATGATATCATCAATAAAGTGAAAGGCGTCAATCGTGTCGTTTACGACATTTCTTCTAAGCCACCGGCAACTATCGAATGGGAATAG
- a CDS encoding DUF4142 domain-containing protein → MNNQPQNAKASTFRKLRTSAAVMLSAICLVGMTSCEDEDDDPIVDTYNQQDRNFAMASSENLNAQISFGQLALDNGEDDSVLEYATMLVSENTDSQTELEGIVDGTDVEISDGISDAMQTKYDELAMMSGEEFDRAFIDFQLELLDDSMSIYENEEDNGENFTLKGFAEKTLEKIKDHREDAVLVKAEIEIEGV, encoded by the coding sequence ATGAATAATCAACCCCAAAATGCGAAAGCCTCAACTTTCAGAAAACTCAGAACTTCTGCTGCTGTGATGCTTTCCGCAATTTGTCTAGTAGGTATGACTTCCTGCGAAGATGAAGACGATGATCCGATTGTAGATACCTATAATCAGCAGGATAGAAACTTTGCCATGGCTTCTTCCGAAAATCTCAATGCCCAGATCAGTTTTGGTCAATTGGCGCTGGATAACGGCGAAGATGACTCTGTATTGGAGTATGCAACCATGCTTGTGTCTGAAAACACAGATAGCCAAACCGAGCTGGAAGGTATAGTAGATGGTACAGATGTGGAGATTTCTGATGGAATCAGCGATGCCATGCAGACCAAATACGATGAACTGGCCATGATGAGTGGTGAAGAATTTGATAGGGCTTTTATTGATTTTCAGTTGGAGCTTTTGGATGACTCCATGTCAATCTATGAAAATGAAGAGGACAATGGAGAAAATTTCACTTTGAAAGGATTCGCTGAGAAAACCCTGGAAAAAATCAAAGATCATAGAGAAGATGCAGTCTTGGTCAAGGCTGAAATTGAGATCGAAGGAGTTTAA
- a CDS encoding glycoside hydrolase family 3 protein codes for MKSKLSKSQKIAQCFSPAAFIHDTEENHQKIELLIREQEIGGLTFFHSRHSAAANFEKRAEVLAVSGTLEKMIQLINRFQRIAKVPLLISIDGEYGLAMRIENTPQYPFAITLGALQGKAGNQLAEVGYRMGLDMKAAGIHLNLAPCSDVNTNPNNPVIGYRSFGTNPEKVAEYSMAMYQGMKKAGIAACLKHFPGHGDTQTDSHLGLPVIQKSKSELQKEELLPFQIGIDQGVEMIMVGHLAAPALSHSREIASSISKEIITELLKKEMGFGGIVISDALNMKAVADLFTEPGQLEWEAFHAGNDILCFSDHVQEGIAKIEANASEGEVDAVFEKIWNLKEKLGVFAFKNLEVPVFDWKSHSVFQSQLAKDYVSVLHGNLDPEELKHLADQGKLSHKTFFGRENTTFSSKLSQNYGSELSKTKLEQAEKVIISVFVPSHKPINQFGMDQTLVAELKNLAQAKPCILVHFGNPLALKHLGNFTDFEAVICGYQHFDEAQAMAFHLFQ; via the coding sequence ATGAAAAGTAAGCTCAGCAAAAGCCAAAAAATAGCGCAGTGTTTTTCCCCTGCAGCCTTTATTCATGATACGGAAGAAAACCATCAGAAAATCGAATTACTGATCCGTGAGCAGGAAATCGGTGGGTTGACTTTCTTTCACAGCAGGCACTCGGCCGCCGCCAATTTTGAAAAGCGTGCAGAAGTGCTAGCTGTATCTGGAACTTTGGAAAAAATGATCCAATTGATCAATCGCTTTCAGCGAATTGCGAAGGTCCCTTTACTCATCAGCATAGATGGAGAATATGGACTGGCTATGCGGATAGAAAACACACCGCAATACCCCTTTGCCATCACACTTGGAGCCCTGCAAGGTAAAGCAGGTAATCAACTAGCGGAAGTGGGCTACAGAATGGGCTTAGATATGAAAGCAGCAGGCATCCACCTGAACCTGGCACCTTGCTCGGATGTCAACACCAACCCTAACAACCCCGTGATCGGATATAGGTCCTTTGGCACCAACCCGGAAAAAGTGGCCGAATATTCCATGGCTATGTATCAGGGAATGAAAAAGGCCGGCATAGCAGCCTGTCTCAAGCATTTTCCGGGCCATGGAGATACACAGACCGATTCGCATTTGGGGCTGCCGGTGATACAAAAGAGTAAAAGTGAACTGCAAAAGGAAGAGCTCCTGCCTTTTCAGATCGGTATCGACCAAGGTGTGGAAATGATCATGGTGGGGCATTTGGCTGCACCTGCCCTTAGCCACAGCAGGGAAATCGCCTCTAGCATATCTAAGGAGATTATCACGGAATTGCTGAAAAAGGAGATGGGCTTTGGAGGCATAGTCATCTCAGATGCGCTTAACATGAAAGCCGTGGCGGATCTATTTACTGAGCCCGGGCAATTGGAATGGGAAGCTTTTCACGCCGGAAACGACATCTTGTGCTTCTCGGATCATGTACAGGAAGGAATTGCGAAAATCGAAGCAAATGCCTCAGAAGGGGAAGTTGATGCTGTTTTCGAAAAGATCTGGAATTTAAAGGAAAAGCTAGGCGTATTTGCTTTCAAAAATCTGGAGGTTCCAGTATTTGACTGGAAAAGCCATTCGGTGTTTCAAAGCCAACTTGCCAAAGATTATGTATCGGTACTTCACGGAAACCTAGATCCTGAGGAACTGAAGCACCTGGCAGATCAGGGGAAGCTTTCGCACAAGACCTTCTTTGGTAGGGAAAACACAACTTTCTCTTCAAAACTCAGTCAGAATTACGGATCAGAATTAAGTAAAACCAAGCTAGAGCAGGCCGAAAAAGTGATTATTTCTGTTTTTGTCCCTTCCCATAAGCCGATCAATCAATTCGGCATGGACCAGACGCTAGTAGCTGAACTAAAAAACCTAGCTCAAGCGAAGCCCTGTATTCTAGTTCATTTTGGAAATCCCTTAGCCTTAAAACATTTGGGGAATTTCACTGATTTTGAAGCTGTAATTTGTGGGTATCAGCACTTTGATGAGGCCCAAGCGATGGCTTTTCATTTATTCCAGTAA
- a CDS encoding amidohydrolase family protein translates to MKSAPNLLLIAFCSFTFNAFSQSYLISNVHIISMENDQVLENQSLLVSDGKIKAIAPMDEASTFDGHTVYDGQGAYLFPGLAEFHSHIPVAENGDTRLQEEAMWLYLANGVLRVRGMIGHGSHLPLKERIDSGELAGPKLFLSGPSFRGATVSSPEQAAQMVRDEKAAGYDHLKLHPGLEMDEFLAIAQTAQELEIPFGGHVSLAVGLKASLENGYKSVEHMDGYVEALVPDYSRVLDPRIAGPFSMLLVGEADRSRLPELVDLTLETGAWMAPTLTLFDRYFGFREAEEYRSAPEMKYMSADQVQSWINAKTPYEKSGILTRENVQPYLDFRNELLMTLHDAGVPILMSSDSPQVFNVPGFSIHHEIALMSEAGMSNFEILKTGSINPASYFEQEGEWGVIRAGASADFVLVQGNPLENLEALKSPLMVVMKGKIYDRNELQKQLAKIAARYKR, encoded by the coding sequence ATGAAAAGTGCTCCTAATCTATTGCTGATTGCTTTTTGCAGCTTCACTTTCAATGCTTTTTCCCAAAGCTATCTCATCTCCAATGTGCACATTATTAGCATGGAGAACGATCAGGTTTTGGAAAATCAATCTCTACTCGTGAGTGATGGGAAAATTAAAGCAATTGCACCTATGGACGAGGCATCGACCTTTGATGGCCATACGGTTTATGATGGGCAGGGCGCATATCTTTTTCCTGGATTGGCGGAATTTCACTCGCATATTCCAGTGGCAGAAAATGGAGACACCCGGCTTCAGGAGGAGGCTATGTGGCTCTACCTAGCCAACGGAGTGTTAAGGGTAAGAGGGATGATAGGCCATGGTTCGCATCTGCCCTTAAAGGAGCGGATAGATTCCGGAGAATTGGCTGGTCCCAAACTTTTTCTCTCTGGGCCTTCCTTCAGAGGGGCTACAGTTTCCTCTCCAGAGCAAGCTGCTCAGATGGTGCGGGATGAAAAAGCTGCCGGATATGATCATTTAAAGCTGCATCCTGGACTGGAAATGGATGAATTTTTGGCCATAGCCCAGACAGCCCAGGAATTGGAGATTCCCTTTGGTGGACACGTTTCCTTAGCGGTGGGTTTGAAGGCTAGTTTGGAGAATGGCTATAAATCTGTAGAGCATATGGACGGCTATGTGGAGGCATTGGTTCCTGATTATTCCAGAGTCTTAGACCCGAGAATTGCAGGGCCCTTTTCCATGCTTTTGGTAGGGGAGGCGGATAGAAGTAGATTACCAGAATTAGTGGATTTGACCTTGGAAACAGGTGCTTGGATGGCGCCGACTTTGACGCTGTTTGATCGATATTTTGGGTTCAGGGAAGCTGAAGAATATAGAAGCGCGCCAGAAATGAAGTACATGTCTGCAGATCAGGTGCAAAGCTGGATCAATGCCAAGACACCTTATGAGAAATCCGGAATATTGACCCGGGAAAACGTGCAGCCCTATTTGGATTTTCGAAATGAACTTTTGATGACCTTGCATGATGCTGGGGTGCCTATTTTGATGTCCTCGGATTCCCCACAGGTATTTAATGTGCCGGGTTTTTCCATTCACCATGAGATTGCTTTGATGTCTGAGGCGGGCATGTCAAATTTTGAAATATTGAAAACCGGTTCAATTAATCCGGCCAGCTATTTTGAGCAGGAGGGGGAATGGGGCGTGATCAGAGCAGGCGCATCTGCTGATTTTGTATTGGTACAGGGTAATCCTCTGGAAAATCTGGAAGCCTTGAAAAGCCCACTTATGGTGGTGATGAAAGGGAAGATTTATGATAGAAATGAGTTGCAAAAGCAACTGGCCAAGATCGCAGCTAGGTACAAGCGCTAA
- a CDS encoding aldose epimerase family protein: MNPKSQISSFFLSLFFVLPLMAQTKSTIIQEASSLSISGVEVGQWEGKKVFRYTLDNGTMQVELTNFGGIISRIIVPDKDGNLENVVLALEEIPDYFTKNGPYLGAAVGRYANRIGGASFKLQGETYHLTKNNGAHTLHGGAKGFGVKVWNPETYKKEDAVGVKMTYLSVDGEEGFPGNLETTLWMELTAANELKLRFESTTDKPTVVNLTNHSYFNLNGMTGDVRDHELQIFAEAITPTGPGQIPTGELQAVAGTPFDFQSSKNLGQQLDQVEVGFDHNFVTKTENSSELQKIAIVKHPASGRVMEVFSTAPGVQLYTSNHMRDFKGAEGKTYQPHWALCLEPEGWPDSPNKPNFPSTNLAPGDQYEHEIVYQFHVVH, encoded by the coding sequence ATGAACCCGAAAAGCCAGATTTCCTCCTTTTTTCTAAGTCTTTTTTTTGTTTTGCCTCTGATGGCACAGACCAAGTCCACGATTATTCAGGAAGCTTCCTCGCTTAGCATTTCCGGGGTGGAAGTTGGCCAATGGGAGGGTAAGAAGGTGTTTCGGTACACGTTGGACAATGGAACTATGCAAGTGGAACTTACCAACTTTGGGGGGATTATCTCCAGAATTATAGTACCGGACAAAGATGGAAATCTAGAAAATGTGGTTCTGGCATTGGAGGAAATCCCGGATTACTTCACTAAAAATGGCCCCTACCTGGGCGCCGCCGTGGGAAGGTATGCAAACAGAATAGGTGGGGCTTCTTTTAAGCTCCAAGGGGAGACTTATCACCTGACCAAAAACAACGGAGCACACACCCTGCATGGAGGAGCAAAGGGTTTCGGCGTGAAAGTTTGGAACCCGGAAACCTATAAAAAAGAGGATGCCGTGGGCGTAAAAATGACCTATCTCAGTGTGGATGGAGAGGAAGGATTTCCCGGAAATCTAGAAACTACGCTTTGGATGGAATTGACTGCTGCTAATGAGCTGAAGTTAAGGTTCGAGTCTACTACCGATAAGCCAACCGTAGTAAACCTGACCAATCATTCTTACTTTAACTTAAACGGCATGACTGGAGACGTGCGGGATCATGAATTGCAGATTTTTGCAGAGGCGATTACACCTACAGGACCAGGTCAAATTCCAACAGGTGAACTCCAAGCAGTGGCCGGAACTCCTTTTGACTTTCAAAGCTCTAAAAATCTTGGCCAGCAACTGGATCAGGTGGAGGTAGGGTTTGATCACAATTTTGTCACCAAAACAGAAAACTCATCAGAGCTTCAAAAAATAGCCATAGTGAAGCACCCTGCTAGCGGAAGAGTGATGGAGGTTTTTTCCACCGCTCCTGGGGTGCAACTCTACACGTCCAATCATATGCGGGATTTTAAAGGTGCCGAGGGCAAAACCTATCAGCCGCACTGGGCACTTTGCCTGGAGCCTGAGGGATGGCCTGATAGTCCAAATAAGCCAAATTTCCCATCTACAAATCTAGCTCCAGGAGACCAATATGAGCATGAGATAGTGTACCAATTCCATGTAGTACACTAA
- a CDS encoding gluconokinase — MLVIVTGVSGSGKTTLGSHLADKLNVPFFDADDFHTQENVAKMSRGFPLNDEDRMPWLNNLAKLLLDSEKSGGAVLACSALKEHYRKILQVSAELKWIHLQGAKELIWERMLARKNHYMKAEMLDSQFATWEEPGYGLKLSIAQEPNAMLEEALAYLELKAARG, encoded by the coding sequence ATGCTTGTAATCGTAACTGGAGTATCGGGCTCCGGAAAAACCACCTTAGGCTCCCATCTTGCCGATAAATTGAATGTGCCTTTTTTTGATGCGGATGATTTTCATACCCAAGAGAACGTCGCCAAAATGAGCAGGGGATTTCCGCTCAATGATGAGGACAGAATGCCCTGGCTGAATAATCTGGCCAAGCTACTTTTGGACTCTGAAAAGTCAGGAGGGGCTGTTCTGGCCTGCTCTGCACTGAAGGAGCATTACAGAAAGATTTTGCAGGTCAGTGCGGAATTAAAATGGATACATCTCCAGGGAGCAAAGGAATTGATCTGGGAGCGCATGCTTGCGAGAAAGAATCATTACATGAAAGCAGAAATGCTGGACTCTCAGTTTGCTACCTGGGAGGAACCTGGCTATGGTCTTAAACTCAGTATCGCGCAGGAGCCCAATGCCATGCTGGAGGAGGCTCTTGCCTATTTAGAACTGAAAGCTGCCAGGGGATAG
- a CDS encoding DUF294 nucleotidyltransferase-like domain-containing protein — protein sequence MQPDSSFIADQFYSKRVRDLHFRHLRMCKADASVTECAMLMAKEQVSCVFIGNSVNQISGYITDITLRDRLLAQRLSPAIQVSQIMEKDMVSIHPDSYLVEALMLMFRTKSRYLLVEEKGEYVGWISRTKILTEQSQGPFMFIQSVKEARQIPELKSKWERMPDLIHLLLSRGMKAGIVNQIITTVADTITQRVIERVLKEVGPAPAKFVFFVLGSEGRGELTLKTDQDNAIIYEDKANEHREEVRAYFLQFATRVSTAMDQIGISFCEGELMAMNPKWTHSLSHWKRNYDAWVADSSQETAMKYSTFFDCRAIYGEDSLLEALKSHMDTLMENAPERFFFSLGFNALQYEPPLTFFRQIKTEKIDGERQINLKQTMRPIVDLVRIYALKYRIFETNTVTRIALLQGKGVFNAKEAQELTHAFDYLMSLRLENQAELILQRGQKPKNHLVIAQITKVQQVTLVEIFKIIEEFQARIKLAFTRQL from the coding sequence ATGCAGCCAGACAGTTCTTTTATCGCAGATCAGTTTTACTCCAAGCGGGTAAGAGATTTACATTTTCGGCATCTACGCATGTGTAAAGCGGATGCCAGCGTTACCGAATGTGCCATGCTTATGGCAAAGGAACAGGTAAGTTGTGTCTTTATAGGCAATTCGGTAAATCAGATTTCCGGCTACATCACTGATATCACTTTACGGGACCGATTACTGGCCCAGCGCCTTTCTCCTGCTATTCAAGTAAGCCAAATCATGGAGAAAGACATGGTGAGCATACATCCTGACTCTTATCTAGTAGAGGCTTTGATGCTCATGTTCCGAACCAAATCCCGGTACCTTCTGGTAGAGGAAAAAGGCGAATACGTAGGCTGGATCAGCAGAACCAAGATCCTGACTGAGCAGTCCCAAGGACCTTTCATGTTTATCCAATCGGTGAAGGAGGCCAGGCAAATCCCAGAATTGAAGAGTAAGTGGGAAAGAATGCCGGATCTGATCCACCTGCTGCTCTCTCGGGGCATGAAAGCTGGCATAGTCAATCAGATCATCACTACTGTAGCAGACACCATTACGCAGCGGGTGATAGAACGGGTGCTGAAAGAGGTGGGGCCAGCCCCTGCCAAATTTGTCTTTTTCGTCCTGGGAAGTGAAGGAAGAGGTGAACTCACTTTGAAAACTGACCAGGACAATGCCATCATCTATGAGGACAAAGCTAACGAACACCGAGAGGAGGTTCGGGCTTATTTTCTGCAATTCGCTACCCGGGTTTCTACTGCCATGGATCAGATTGGCATTTCCTTTTGTGAAGGGGAACTGATGGCAATGAATCCCAAGTGGACTCATTCCCTTTCTCACTGGAAAAGAAATTATGATGCATGGGTAGCTGACTCGTCCCAGGAAACAGCCATGAAATACTCCACCTTCTTTGATTGCAGGGCCATTTATGGAGAAGACTCCCTCCTGGAAGCACTAAAAAGCCACATGGATACCTTGATGGAAAATGCACCGGAACGCTTCTTTTTTAGTCTGGGATTCAACGCCCTCCAATACGAGCCCCCTTTGACATTTTTCAGGCAGATCAAAACCGAAAAAATCGACGGAGAAAGGCAAATCAACCTGAAACAAACCATGCGGCCTATAGTAGACCTGGTAAGAATCTATGCGCTGAAATACAGAATCTTCGAAACCAACACCGTGACCCGAATCGCACTGCTCCAAGGAAAGGGCGTTTTCAATGCCAAGGAAGCCCAGGAACTTACCCATGCCTTTGATTACTTGATGAGTCTGAGACTGGAAAATCAGGCAGAGTTAATATTGCAGCGAGGTCAAAAACCAAAAAACCATCTGGTGATAGCCCAAATCACCAAAGTTCAGCAGGTCACCCTCGTAGAAATCTTCAAGATTATCGAGGAGTTTCAGGCGCGAATCAAGTTGGCATTTACGAGGCAACTTTAA
- a CDS encoding 6-bladed beta-propeller, which translates to MITISNRLLLVLIVSFISTLGFSQNYSIKKVGELHLQSLATAVVRDYDPKRDIYLGFIDKGADGVELAIFDAEGEILVSINRRGEGPDEYQSSALTMGFASDGNIWVQTSMELLQYDLEFNLIHKKRFEPKVTTHIYSGPRAKFIPLTKADNPSFVVNMSNSSNLATSTYIPSEIQLVDYYDPAANEVKSTISLGSRNGFKGIENEEFPVNVNPIFAADPRLNNLYLTTALDNEITVYNPINWHVIQRIPVKHESFEPLDDIPIRESNLPTMPTMGNPGLFAQNKTLLVFGAGVVGLVYVRGESEASYELRKSTDKTYRFNDPEYHRLILFKDGVQLPGEHVVPSGIIEMPLTENRFLVKVNLGEEEPDYIPYEIWEVIKE; encoded by the coding sequence ATGATTACTATTTCTAATAGACTTTTACTTGTACTCATTGTTTCATTTATCAGCACGCTGGGTTTTTCCCAAAACTACAGCATCAAAAAAGTAGGGGAGTTGCACCTGCAGAGCTTGGCTACGGCGGTGGTTCGGGATTATGACCCGAAGCGGGATATTTATCTAGGTTTCATTGACAAGGGTGCAGACGGTGTGGAACTGGCGATTTTCGATGCCGAGGGTGAAATTTTGGTCAGCATAAACCGTAGAGGCGAAGGGCCGGATGAGTACCAATCTTCCGCGTTGACAATGGGTTTTGCTTCAGATGGGAATATATGGGTGCAAACTTCCATGGAATTGCTGCAGTATGACTTGGAGTTTAACTTGATCCATAAAAAGAGATTTGAACCGAAAGTGACCACTCACATTTATTCTGGTCCTAGGGCTAAATTTATTCCTCTTACTAAAGCTGATAATCCCTCTTTTGTGGTCAATATGTCAAATTCTTCAAACTTGGCTACCTCTACCTATATTCCTTCAGAAATCCAGCTAGTAGATTATTATGACCCAGCAGCTAATGAAGTAAAATCTACCATTTCTTTAGGAAGTAGAAATGGGTTTAAGGGAATTGAAAACGAAGAGTTTCCAGTGAATGTAAATCCTATTTTCGCTGCAGATCCTCGGTTAAACAACCTATACCTGACCACTGCCTTGGATAATGAAATCACGGTTTACAACCCCATTAATTGGCATGTGATCCAAAGAATACCTGTGAAGCATGAGTCTTTTGAGCCACTGGATGATATTCCTATCCGGGAGTCCAATCTGCCTACCATGCCCACCATGGGTAATCCAGGGTTATTCGCACAAAATAAGACCTTATTGGTATTTGGGGCCGGAGTAGTGGGGCTAGTATATGTACGTGGGGAATCTGAAGCCTCTTACGAATTGAGAAAGAGTACGGATAAAACATATAGATTCAATGATCCGGAATACCATAGGCTGATTCTCTTTAAAGACGGGGTCCAACTCCCAGGGGAACATGTAGTTCCTTCGGGCATCATAGAAATGCCCTTGACAGAAAACAGGTTTTTGGTCAAGGTAAACCTAGGGGAGGAAGAGCCGGATTACATTCCCTATGAAATATGGGAAGTGATCAAGGAGTAA